The DNA sequence GCAGCTGCCATTTCAGGTGCGGGTCGATCACGGTCAGCGGCTCGTCGAACAGCACCGCCGCCACGTCCGGCCGCACCAGTCCGCGGCCGAGCGAGATCTTCTGCTTCTGGTCCGCCGACAGGCCGGCGGCGCGCTGGTCGAGCTGGTGGCTCATCTCCAGCATCTCGGCGATCTGGCCGACGCGCTGGCGGATCTGGTCCGCGGGGACCTTGCGGTTCTTCAGCGGGAAGGCGAGGTTCTCGGCCACGGTCATCGTGTCGTAGATGACCGGGAACTGGAACACCTGCGCGATGTTGCGCTGCTGGGGCGTGGCGCGGGTGCGGTCCTCGCCGTCGAAGCGCACCGTGCCGTGCGAGGGCACGAGCAGGCCCGACATGATGTTGAGCATCGTCGTCTTGCCGCAGCCCGAGGGGCCGAGCAGCGCGTAGGCGCCGCCATCGTTGAACGTCATCTTCAGCGGCAGCAGGGCGTAGTCGTCGTCCTCCTTCGGGGCCGGCTTGTACGAGTGCGCGAGATCGAGTTCGATGCGGGCCATCAGCGGGCTCCTCCCAGGCGATGCGGGGCGTGCAGCAGCGCGCCGTCCGCATCAAAGGCGTACACCTGCGCCGGGCTCACCTGCAGCGTCACCGCGGTGCCGATCGCCAGATCGTGGACACCGGTGAGCTGCACGACCAGCTCGCCGACGAGGGTGTGGACGTGGACGAAGGTGTCCGAGCCGGAGATCTCGGCCAGCTCGACCGTGCCGGGCAGGGCGATGTCGCCGGCGCGCGCTTCCACGCGCAGGGCGCCGGCGCGGATGCCCAGCGTCAGCGCCGCACCCGCGGCAGCCGGCAGCACCATCGGCAGCACCGGGCCGCCCTGCAACTGCGCGCCGCCAGGAACAGCCCGTGCCGCCAGCAGGTTCATCGGCGGATCGCTGAAGGCGCGGGCGACCCGGATCGACTTCGGGCGGTGGAACACCTCGGCGGTCGGGCCGTACTGCAGCAGCTCGCCCGCATCCAGCACGGCGGTGTAGCCACCCAGCAGCAGCGCCTCGCCCGGTTCGGTCGTGGCATAGATGACGGTCGACTGGCCGGCCGCGAACAGCTGCGTCAGCTCCTCGCGCAGTTCCTCGCGCAGCTTGTAGTCCAGGTTCACCAGGGGTTCGTCCAGCAGCATCAGCGGGGCGTCCTTGGCCCAGCGCGCGCGCCAGGGCCACGCGCTGCTGCTGTCCGCCGGAGAGTGCGGCGGGCAGGCGGTCGAGGAAGACGTTGATGTGCAGCCGCGCGGCGATCTCGCGCACCCGGCGCTGCAGCGCGTCGCCGCGGTCGCCGCGCAGCCGCAGCGGCGAGGCGATGTTGTCGAACACCGTCATCGACGGGTAGTTGATGAACTGCTGGTAGACCATCGCCACGTTGCGTTCACGCACGGGTGTGCCGGTGACGTCGCGGCCGTCGACCAGCACCCGGCCGGTGGTGGGCACGTCGAGACCG is a window from the Sphaerotilus montanus genome containing:
- a CDS encoding ABC transporter ATP-binding protein, translating into MARIELDLAHSYKPAPKEDDDYALLPLKMTFNDGGAYALLGPSGCGKTTMLNIMSGLLVPSHGTVRFDGEDRTRATPQQRNIAQVFQFPVIYDTMTVAENLAFPLKNRKVPADQIRQRVGQIAEMLEMSHQLDQRAAGLSADQKQKISLGRGLVRPDVAAVLFDEPLTVIDPHLKWQLRRKLKQIHRELKLTLIYVTHDQVEALTFAEQVVVMTRGRVVQLGSPEALFERPAHRFVGHFIGSPGMNFLPDGERTLGIRPEYVTLHPPGTPGTLAATVRRVQDIGTYTVVTCDSVDTGAAPGAGVQSVKVRLPGEAVVPAVGEAVGLQVRNAHTCFYGPNEELVA